From Vallitalea longa, the proteins below share one genomic window:
- a CDS encoding DUF3658 domain-containing protein: MLEVVFSSSTKGSMKIAKNYKETSNISGPIIYIGEKPKKVERKKHFEGKAIGGSSEDVVCIGFNLDIGDISGELNGIERRNIFQPLEEEFYTDNNEQERFFTNQRQDMEKLMSAAKSGIPIRMWTSNTPYSTCGFYFVCNALRDIDCEISVVSLPFYNVTDNQIVTYSDWGQIEPGKFYGFLPLERQLSQMEKRLLSSEWCNLVKENSPLRAIVNGKLISVPEDFYDHILLKNIPDDEFLMARLIGKILGNYELGVGDGWYALRIIKMIDENKLIVIENKENSHVYSKILKKNYV; encoded by the coding sequence ATGCTTGAAGTTGTGTTTAGCAGTAGTACAAAAGGTAGTATGAAAATAGCAAAAAACTATAAAGAAACTAGTAATATAAGTGGACCTATCATATATATAGGAGAAAAGCCAAAAAAAGTAGAAAGAAAAAAACATTTTGAAGGCAAAGCTATTGGAGGAAGTTCGGAAGATGTAGTTTGTATAGGATTCAATTTGGATATTGGTGATATATCTGGTGAATTAAATGGTATTGAACGCAGGAATATTTTTCAGCCATTAGAAGAAGAATTCTATACTGATAATAACGAACAGGAACGTTTTTTTACCAATCAACGTCAAGATATGGAAAAACTTATGTCCGCCGCAAAAAGTGGAATTCCAATACGAATGTGGACAAGCAACACTCCTTATTCAACCTGTGGTTTTTACTTCGTTTGTAATGCATTAAGAGATATTGATTGTGAAATAAGTGTTGTTTCATTACCATTTTATAATGTGACAGATAATCAAATAGTTACTTATAGTGATTGGGGTCAAATAGAGCCAGGAAAGTTTTATGGATTCTTACCACTAGAAAGACAATTGTCACAGATGGAAAAAAGACTGTTAAGTAGTGAATGGTGTAACTTGGTCAAGGAAAATTCTCCATTAAGAGCTATTGTCAATGGAAAGCTGATTTCTGTTCCAGAAGATTTTTACGACCATATATTATTAAAAAATATCCCAGATGATGAGTTTCTTATGGCTCGACTGATTGGTAAGATTCTGGGAAATTATGAGTTGGGTGTTGGTGACGGTTGGTATGCTTTGCGTATAATTAAAATGATAGACGAGAACAAACTGATTGTTATTGAGAACAAGGAAAATTCACATGTTTATAGTAAAATTTTAAAAAAGAACTATGTATAG
- a CDS encoding PEP/pyruvate-binding domain-containing protein: MIYLFSVKQKPSLSQVGGKGKALIETYGAGLPVPEGLVLSVDFLSPWLREIKALEEWKKLLTDVTMENCDAVKTKAAKLKLTPSMKEELEKQMIGLGKENIYAVRSSSPEEDLKGTSFAGMYETFLGVTRKTLETYIAKAFSSCFDFRVMEYKKQNDIDLRYTCIAIIVQRQIVSEVSGVGFSLNPNNNCYDEVMINAAFGLGETIVSGTVTPDTYIVDSVANKIIKKKINNKKIALYLHKNGGTIEIPNKNPEDSSLSDDQIIELTELIKKCETYYGIPIDTEWAYEKGKLHLLQSRPITTYFPLYEEYRTKPGETKHLYLDQIKLTQGFQYSLSELGNEIFAKMVVNVKAGIMPEGKDGIFYAVAGRQYIDLTNSEKAFGYKKVKKTIGSYDVPTREILNSFDFSKGYHLDKKPKGVKNTILLIAKLAYRAIPDIMKARKDPDGLMDSYFQMADTAFMDIDKITSSDKYFDDIVNETMLIFNRIMTKAMGLAGVLSAESNIRKMFHNMNVDNEIIALSIDLPGNPTSEMGYSLVNLASFDEFRNITSGTAFSKKIKKREFSDAFLSAYDEHMKKYGCRCVGEIDMAAVRPYENLEIFYNQLKLININDNAMQHSIEKKEKAIAKLKALAKKIGKEKKFNGYLNAYKLLGIREHPKYMYVYANDKLRQLVLKLAKEFVKEGRLETVDDIFMLASSHIGKAQRDKNYNMKNIINTNKKKRELTKNVKEWPTIIDSRGKIFRYIRESEEGDLVGDPVSPGVIKGKAKVLLTPFEKPLNKGEILVAKATEPTWTPIFINASAVVMEIGGPLQHGAIIAREYGIPCVTGVDGATTIIKDGDLLMVDGSSGIVKIIES, translated from the coding sequence ATGATATATTTATTTAGTGTTAAGCAAAAACCATCATTATCGCAAGTAGGTGGTAAAGGAAAAGCATTAATAGAGACATATGGTGCAGGATTACCTGTACCAGAAGGACTTGTTCTATCCGTAGACTTCTTATCTCCTTGGCTAAGAGAAATCAAAGCTTTAGAGGAATGGAAAAAACTTCTGACAGATGTAACAATGGAAAACTGTGATGCTGTCAAAACAAAAGCAGCTAAGCTGAAACTGACTCCTTCTATGAAGGAAGAGCTTGAAAAACAAATGATTGGACTTGGAAAAGAAAATATATATGCAGTACGTTCTTCTTCACCAGAAGAGGACCTTAAAGGCACTAGTTTCGCAGGAATGTATGAGACTTTTCTAGGTGTCACAAGAAAAACACTAGAAACTTATATTGCAAAAGCTTTCTCATCCTGCTTTGACTTCAGGGTTATGGAGTACAAAAAGCAAAATGACATAGATCTACGATATACCTGTATTGCTATCATTGTTCAAAGGCAAATCGTATCAGAGGTCAGCGGTGTCGGTTTTTCTCTTAATCCTAACAACAATTGTTATGATGAAGTCATGATTAATGCAGCTTTCGGTCTTGGTGAGACTATTGTATCTGGAACAGTAACTCCAGACACATATATTGTCGATAGTGTTGCAAATAAAATAATCAAGAAAAAAATCAATAACAAGAAGATAGCTCTCTATCTACATAAAAATGGTGGAACCATAGAAATACCCAATAAAAATCCTGAAGACAGTTCTCTAAGTGATGATCAGATTATAGAACTTACTGAATTGATTAAAAAGTGTGAAACTTATTATGGTATTCCTATAGATACAGAATGGGCATATGAAAAAGGAAAATTACATCTGTTGCAATCAAGACCTATTACAACTTATTTTCCGTTATATGAAGAATATAGAACCAAACCAGGTGAAACAAAACACTTGTATCTAGATCAGATAAAATTGACACAGGGGTTTCAATATTCTTTATCAGAATTAGGAAATGAAATATTCGCTAAAATGGTTGTAAATGTAAAAGCTGGAATCATGCCAGAAGGCAAAGATGGTATATTCTATGCTGTTGCAGGACGACAATATATTGATTTGACCAATTCCGAGAAAGCATTCGGTTATAAGAAGGTAAAGAAAACCATAGGAAGTTATGATGTACCTACTAGAGAGATTCTTAATTCTTTTGACTTCAGTAAAGGGTACCATCTTGACAAGAAACCAAAAGGTGTTAAGAATACTATTCTATTGATTGCCAAATTAGCTTATAGAGCGATACCTGATATCATGAAAGCGAGAAAAGATCCTGATGGACTTATGGATTCATATTTTCAAATGGCTGATACTGCTTTCATGGATATAGACAAGATAACATCATCAGATAAATATTTTGATGATATAGTGAATGAAACAATGCTGATTTTCAATAGAATAATGACAAAAGCTATGGGATTGGCAGGTGTGCTTAGTGCTGAATCAAATATTAGGAAAATGTTTCATAATATGAATGTTGACAATGAAATCATAGCCTTAAGTATCGACCTTCCCGGTAATCCTACAAGTGAAATGGGTTATAGCTTAGTTAACTTGGCATCATTTGATGAATTCAGGAACATAACTTCAGGTACTGCATTCAGTAAGAAAATTAAGAAGAGAGAATTCTCAGATGCTTTTCTATCGGCATACGATGAGCATATGAAAAAATATGGATGTAGATGTGTTGGTGAAATAGATATGGCAGCTGTAAGGCCATATGAAAATCTGGAAATATTCTATAATCAGTTGAAGTTGATTAACATCAATGATAATGCTATGCAACATTCAATAGAAAAAAAAGAAAAAGCTATTGCAAAATTGAAAGCACTAGCTAAGAAAATAGGAAAAGAAAAGAAATTCAACGGCTATTTGAATGCTTATAAATTATTGGGTATACGTGAACATCCCAAGTATATGTATGTCTATGCCAATGATAAGTTAAGACAGTTGGTTCTAAAATTGGCAAAAGAATTTGTAAAAGAAGGCAGATTAGAGACAGTAGATGATATATTCATGCTTGCATCCTCTCATATAGGAAAAGCACAGAGAGATAAGAACTATAATATGAAAAATATCATTAATACCAATAAGAAGAAAAGAGAATTAACCAAGAATGTTAAAGAGTGGCCTACTATCATAGATTCAAGAGGTAAAATATTCAGATACATAAGAGAAAGTGAGGAAGGAGACCTTGTTGGGGATCCAGTTTCACCTGGTGTAATCAAAGGCAAGGCAAAAGTGCTTCTCACACCTTTTGAAAAACCACTGAACAAGGGTGAGATCTTAGTAGCTAAGGCAACAGAACCCACTTGGACACCAATATTCATCAATGCTTCGGCTGTAGTTATGGAAATAGGCGGACCACTCCAACATGGAGCGATAATTGCAAGAGAATATGGTATACCTTGTGTAACTGGTGTTGATGGAGCAACTACAATTATAAAAGATGGGGACTTATTGATGGTAGATGGTTCAAGCGGAATCGTTAAGATTATAGAAAGCTAA
- a CDS encoding TetR/AcrR family transcriptional regulator, which yields MIDRFKHIDLSNERVQRIINHGFEEFSKQSYEKSSTNQIVKNAGVSRGLLYHYFKDKEELYDFLIYYSIKIVMNELEKKIDWNNTDFLYRIRNVIILKLEIIENYPYLFEFHDKIDKKKIAKYSYEVEGEIPKFREKFYNYNLDFCNVKSGVDIDKMINVTRFVVKQIYTDYMERVFIEETSINKEVLMKEIDIYLDFIRTSFYKN from the coding sequence ATGATTGACAGATTCAAACATATTGACTTAAGTAATGAGAGAGTACAAAGAATAATAAACCATGGATTCGAAGAATTCAGCAAACAATCTTATGAGAAGTCATCAACTAACCAGATTGTAAAAAATGCTGGTGTATCCAGAGGTTTGCTTTATCACTATTTCAAAGACAAAGAAGAATTATATGATTTCCTGATTTATTATTCAATAAAAATAGTAATGAACGAATTAGAGAAAAAGATAGATTGGAATAATACAGACTTCTTGTATAGGATAAGAAATGTAATCATACTGAAATTGGAGATAATAGAAAATTATCCGTATCTATTTGAATTCCATGACAAGATAGATAAAAAGAAGATTGCAAAATATTCATATGAAGTAGAAGGTGAAATACCTAAGTTCAGAGAGAAATTCTATAATTACAACTTGGATTTTTGTAATGTCAAATCAGGTGTAGATATAGATAAGATGATTAATGTAACAAGATTTGTGGTAAAACAAATTTATACAGATTATATGGAAAGAGTTTTTATAGAAGAAACATCCATCAATAAAGAAGTATTGATGAAAGAAATTGATATATATCTGGATTTCATCAGAACATCATTCTATAAAAATTGA
- a CDS encoding CBM96 family carbohydrate-binding protein, with amino-acid sequence MKKEAFYKLFQFNGSVFLLILILVAASLTNVLKVNAETTNEYEVLRSKWYDYLTGGTLSQETLDNTYVQDFIHKAESTALTYWKSMDTSTDRKAIWNEKGYTYIPKSTPYFSNTYSRLRKMALAYKLDGSSLKNNTELRDDIISAMDWVYENWYNPSIVPKPPCFGNWFDFQIASPKSINDIVILMYDDFSSDQIDNYMDTILHYNPMVEYGGNGGRSPMAGGNLIWKSIVKTLAGANKEIAEPLNDVRKKLPRVFTYWTKYPSKRNGTFGDGGFYEDGSYIAHYANSYSGGYGLVLMGLIPSITNLLTDSPWEIDNPNMDNIYDWIYDTYEPLIYKGIMIDMTRGRNISKFSSTDRSAGLSLARAFLEIAQTAPVDDKERIESMVKYWIESNSNGDIRSSANIYQLTLIKDLLDSSTASRGLLNMSHSYNMMNQIVHRQSDFALGLSMHSSNIENYEVILEENLHGWYTHNGTTYLYNNDLTHYTDNYWPTINPYRMPGTTVDTRRLSNKKNHDKKSSSTWVGGTTYDSKYTVAGMEINDIGTSLKGFKSWFMFDDEIVALGSGITSSDNRTIETIVENRRIKLDRSNDVTVNGDIISLSNKNKKTESNVDWVHLQGNVPDSDIGYYFPDSSTVNLLKEERQGSWKDINKYVKSISKEVLCPIEDAFVNDGVNADTNYGQEKSLRVKDSKTPSYSRFSILKFDLTGIADAANLKLRIYGRNSQNNEPITIKVYGTTDNSWDENSITWNNAPEKTSDILDSITVNNELKYYEWDVSKFAKDQLKKGETHISIILESDAKENLLFNGHSKERDKYKPNLFVTVPVYSRSYFNVWLDHGKNPTNENYAYVLLPNKSKEATAVYADNPDIEIISANNNVHAVKETKLNVTGINYLHNNNSKITGIMSSHKSSIIYKEDSSELDMYISDPTKRNTNKITFTMDKTADSVISKDDKITVVQLNPYIILEADVKGAMGKAFNIKLKNPQDVENPQDEDNTEDIENPEEEENNEDDQTSENTEVELDAIKDAYVRRGKYSDTNYGDSTLLRTKHSPKTANTRNSYLQFDLSSIDSVSKATLKIYGKNSESSKVIKINAFGVEDDSWDENTITWNNRPTPNANIESSANIDSTSTYYSFDVTSFVSSELNGDKIVTLMLQGVNKQDNTFYAFSKEKQLNIPKLVITE; translated from the coding sequence ATGAAAAAAGAAGCTTTTTACAAATTATTTCAATTCAATGGGAGTGTATTTCTATTGATATTGATACTTGTTGCAGCTTCACTAACCAATGTTCTAAAAGTAAATGCTGAAACTACCAATGAATATGAAGTGCTAAGAAGTAAATGGTATGACTACCTTACGGGAGGAACGCTCAGTCAAGAAACGCTGGATAATACTTATGTTCAAGACTTTATTCATAAAGCTGAATCAACAGCTTTGACTTATTGGAAAAGTATGGATACATCTACTGACCGTAAGGCTATATGGAATGAAAAAGGTTATACGTATATCCCTAAAAGTACACCTTATTTTTCTAATACCTATAGTAGGTTGAGAAAAATGGCTTTAGCCTATAAGCTAGATGGTTCAAGTCTAAAAAATAATACTGAGTTAAGAGATGATATCATATCTGCTATGGACTGGGTCTATGAGAATTGGTACAATCCTAGCATTGTTCCAAAACCACCATGCTTTGGTAACTGGTTTGATTTTCAAATAGCTTCACCAAAGAGTATTAATGATATAGTTATATTGATGTATGATGATTTCTCATCTGACCAAATAGATAACTACATGGATACTATACTTCATTATAACCCTATGGTAGAATATGGAGGTAATGGAGGAAGATCGCCAATGGCAGGAGGAAACCTCATCTGGAAATCTATAGTAAAGACTCTTGCTGGAGCTAACAAAGAAATTGCTGAACCTCTCAATGATGTTAGAAAAAAATTACCACGAGTATTTACTTACTGGACAAAATATCCCAGTAAAAGAAATGGGACTTTTGGTGATGGGGGGTTCTATGAAGATGGTTCTTACATAGCGCATTATGCTAATTCATATAGTGGGGGCTATGGATTGGTACTTATGGGTTTGATACCATCCATTACTAACTTATTGACTGATTCACCTTGGGAAATAGATAATCCTAATATGGATAATATATATGACTGGATATATGATACATATGAACCATTAATATACAAAGGTATAATGATAGACATGACCCGTGGTAGAAACATTTCCAAATTCAGCAGTACAGATCGATCTGCAGGATTATCACTTGCTAGAGCTTTCCTTGAAATAGCTCAGACTGCACCAGTTGATGACAAAGAAAGAATTGAATCTATGGTTAAATATTGGATAGAATCAAATTCAAATGGAGATATAAGAAGTTCGGCTAATATCTATCAATTAACACTTATCAAAGATCTTCTTGACAGTAGTACTGCATCAAGAGGCTTATTGAATATGAGCCATTCATATAACATGATGAATCAGATAGTACATAGACAGTCTGATTTCGCTCTTGGTCTTAGTATGCATTCTTCTAATATTGAAAACTATGAAGTAATCCTAGAAGAAAACTTACATGGCTGGTATACGCACAATGGTACGACGTATCTTTATAACAATGACTTAACCCACTATACTGATAACTACTGGCCAACTATCAATCCATATAGAATGCCAGGTACAACTGTAGATACACGTAGATTATCTAATAAAAAAAATCATGACAAGAAATCATCATCAACTTGGGTGGGAGGAACAACCTACGATAGTAAATATACTGTAGCCGGTATGGAAATAAATGATATCGGTACTTCATTAAAAGGGTTCAAATCATGGTTTATGTTTGATGATGAAATAGTAGCTCTAGGATCTGGAATAACAAGTTCAGATAATAGGACAATTGAGACAATCGTTGAAAACAGAAGAATCAAGCTTGATAGAAGCAATGATGTTACTGTGAACGGTGATATTATCTCACTATCAAATAAGAATAAAAAAACTGAAAGTAACGTTGATTGGGTACATCTTCAAGGAAATGTTCCTGATTCTGACATAGGTTATTATTTCCCTGATTCATCTACTGTAAATTTATTAAAAGAAGAGAGGCAAGGTAGTTGGAAAGATATCAATAAATACGTGAAATCAATCAGCAAGGAAGTATTATGCCCGATTGAAGATGCATTTGTAAATGATGGTGTTAATGCAGATACTAATTATGGACAAGAAAAGTCATTAAGAGTAAAAGACAGTAAGACACCATCATATTCTCGTTTTTCTATACTAAAATTTGATTTGACAGGTATTGCAGATGCAGCTAACTTAAAATTAAGAATATATGGACGCAATAGTCAAAACAATGAGCCCATCACAATAAAAGTATATGGTACTACAGACAATAGTTGGGACGAAAATTCAATCACTTGGAACAATGCACCAGAAAAAACAAGTGATATTCTAGACAGTATAACGGTTAATAATGAATTAAAATATTATGAATGGGATGTAAGCAAATTTGCTAAGGACCAGTTAAAAAAAGGAGAAACTCATATAAGTATAATATTGGAGTCTGATGCAAAGGAGAATCTATTATTCAATGGTCACAGTAAAGAAAGAGATAAATATAAGCCAAATTTATTTGTAACCGTACCAGTATATTCAAGGTCTTATTTCAATGTATGGTTAGATCATGGAAAAAATCCAACAAATGAAAACTATGCATATGTATTGCTTCCTAACAAGTCAAAAGAAGCTACTGCCGTTTATGCTGATAATCCTGATATTGAAATAATAAGTGCCAACAACAATGTTCATGCAGTAAAAGAAACCAAATTGAATGTAACGGGAATCAACTATCTGCATAACAATAATTCAAAAATAACTGGAATAATGAGTAGTCACAAGAGTTCTATTATCTATAAAGAGGATTCCAGTGAACTGGATATGTATATATCTGATCCAACCAAACGTAATACTAATAAGATAACCTTTACAATGGACAAAACAGCTGATTCAGTTATATCAAAAGATGATAAGATAACAGTTGTTCAGTTAAATCCATATATCATCTTAGAGGCAGATGTAAAAGGTGCAATGGGAAAAGCTTTTAATATTAAGTTGAAAAATCCTCAAGATGTTGAGAATCCACAAGATGAAGATAATACGGAAGACATTGAAAATCCTGAAGAGGAAGAAAATAATGAAGATGATCAAACATCAGAGAATACAGAAGTAGAACTTGATGCTATAAAAGATGCTTATGTCCGTAGAGGTAAATATTCTGATACTAACTATGGAGATAGTACTCTTTTACGTACAAAACATTCTCCCAAAACTGCTAATACAAGAAATAGTTATTTGCAATTTGATCTAAGCAGTATTGATAGTGTATCAAAAGCAACACTTAAGATATATGGAAAAAATTCAGAATCATCCAAAGTAATCAAGATTAATGCTTTTGGTGTTGAAGATGATTCTTGGGATGAAAATACCATTACGTGGAATAATAGACCAACTCCTAATGCTAATATAGAAAGTTCTGCAAATATTGATTCTACTTCTACGTATTATAGCTTTGATGTTACTTCTTTTGTCTCATCAGAGTTGAATGGTGATAAAATAGTAACGCTAATGCTTCAAGGTGTTAATAAACAAGACAATACTTTCTATGCATTCAGTAAAGAAAAACAGTTGAATATACCTAAACTTGTCATAACAGAATAA
- a CDS encoding sensor histidine kinase: MTEKIFHSIYTKFVVFFVGAFITSILASVIYITLTQIDDIKHYVNKAMTEKAENIKILVEEQDIPVERAREYLDTYDMDISVYNKSDNLINTLTKDEMTKLENGDIISLSRPHIDYNELVVFKLDNQYIYITLDISNSLVNKFRLIQRSTFIVPMMIGVILIIFAVGFVVKPIKKISDASKEVAKGNFNVRIKVRGNDEISHMSKNFNLMVEQLSLNEYLHKDFVSNVSHEFKTPITSLMGYAKLLRKKSTTEVEKQNYIGIIISESERLSNLSSNLLMLSKLENGVIRYKNDRFSLTEQIRDVILLMQNQWEKKNIELDLELEEVDFTGNKDLMYQVWINLIQNAIKYTKESGVLKIILKKTDVISVEVIDNGIGMTKEEQDKIFLRFYKADKSRNTTGTGLGLPITKKIIEIHGGTISVDSSIGEGSKFKVILSETGL; encoded by the coding sequence ATGACAGAAAAGATTTTTCATTCAATCTATACTAAATTCGTTGTTTTTTTCGTAGGAGCTTTTATAACATCTATTCTAGCCTCTGTCATATATATAACCCTAACACAAATAGATGATATCAAACATTATGTAAATAAAGCAATGACAGAAAAAGCGGAAAATATTAAGATACTCGTGGAAGAACAAGATATTCCAGTAGAAAGAGCACGTGAATACCTAGATACTTATGACATGGATATCTCTGTATATAATAAAAGTGATAATCTTATCAATACCCTTACAAAAGACGAGATGACAAAGCTTGAAAACGGAGATATAATTAGTCTTAGCAGACCACATATAGATTATAATGAGTTAGTTGTTTTCAAGCTGGATAATCAATACATTTACATTACGCTTGATATAAGTAATAGCTTAGTCAATAAATTTCGACTTATCCAGAGGAGTACATTCATTGTTCCTATGATGATTGGTGTAATACTTATAATATTCGCTGTGGGATTCGTTGTCAAACCAATAAAGAAAATATCAGATGCTTCTAAAGAAGTAGCGAAAGGTAATTTCAATGTAAGAATCAAGGTAAGGGGAAATGATGAAATATCACATATGTCCAAAAATTTTAATTTGATGGTTGAACAACTTTCATTGAACGAATATCTCCATAAGGATTTTGTCAGTAATGTGTCCCATGAGTTCAAGACTCCCATAACATCTTTAATGGGATATGCAAAACTATTAAGGAAGAAAAGCACCACTGAAGTGGAGAAGCAAAATTATATAGGGATAATTATTTCAGAAAGTGAAAGACTCTCTAATCTTTCTTCTAACTTATTAATGTTATCTAAGCTAGAGAATGGAGTAATCAGATATAAAAACGACAGGTTCTCATTAACGGAACAGATTCGTGATGTTATATTATTAATGCAGAATCAGTGGGAGAAGAAAAATATAGAACTTGACTTGGAACTTGAGGAAGTGGATTTTACTGGTAACAAGGACCTAATGTATCAAGTATGGATTAATCTTATTCAGAATGCCATAAAATACACCAAGGAGAGTGGTGTTCTAAAGATAATTCTGAAGAAAACGGATGTAATCAGTGTAGAAGTTATTGATAATGGAATAGGTATGACGAAAGAAGAACAAGACAAGATATTCTTAAGATTCTATAAAGCCGATAAATCAAGAAATACTACAGGTACAGGTCTGGGATTGCCTATCACCAAGAAAATAATTGAAATCCATGGTGGAACTATTTCTGTAGATAGTAGTATAGGTGAAGGCAGTAAATTCAAGGTTATTCTAAGTGAAACAGGGCTTTAG
- a CDS encoding response regulator transcription factor: MFNILVCEDDRNIRQLMCEYLKKENYNVYESSNGEEGLNILDTAHIDLLITDIMMPKLDGILFSKELREAGYELPILMVTAKETIDDKKTGFRAGADDYMVKPIDMDEMLIRVEALLRRAKIASDKRLIVGNTIFDYNSLTVTIGEEVLELPQKEFRLIYKMLSQPNRIFTRQQLMDEIWGYEVDSDHRTIDVHIKRLREKFSDNKDFNLVTIRGLGYKAVKL; this comes from the coding sequence ATGTTTAATATATTAGTATGTGAAGATGATAGAAATATCAGGCAACTTATGTGTGAATATCTGAAAAAAGAAAATTATAATGTATATGAAAGCAGTAATGGTGAGGAAGGACTCAACATATTGGATACTGCTCATATAGATTTATTGATAACTGATATAATGATGCCTAAGCTTGATGGGATTTTATTTTCTAAGGAGTTAAGGGAAGCGGGTTACGAGCTTCCCATCCTTATGGTTACAGCTAAGGAAACTATTGATGACAAGAAAACAGGATTCAGAGCGGGTGCTGATGATTACATGGTTAAACCCATTGATATGGATGAAATGCTCATAAGAGTTGAAGCATTACTTAGGAGAGCCAAGATTGCCAGTGATAAGAGATTAATAGTTGGAAACACGATTTTTGATTATAATAGTTTGACAGTAACTATTGGAGAAGAGGTATTGGAGTTGCCTCAAAAAGAATTTAGGCTTATCTATAAGATGCTGTCTCAACCTAATAGAATATTTACGAGACAGCAACTTATGGATGAAATATGGGGATATGAAGTGGACAGTGACCATCGTACTATAGATGTCCATATAAAGAGATTAAGAGAGAAGTTCTCTGATAATAAAGACTTCAATCTTGTAACCATACGGGGATTAGGGTATAAGGCGGTAAAACTATAA
- a CDS encoding ABC transporter permease: MSWQNIIHNKMRSFLTILGIIIGVASIITLITIVNGVTDNVTSTVSDMGANKINVRISGTPLKQGLSDKDVRAIGDIDNIEGVAPTISVKTDIVYNKEVLEDITIQGKNQVYFDETDDLLESGRPINILDVDSKNRICLIGQNVVYELFKTESPIGKDIIINGVRYSVVGTLKESDNYSMNSNDDSIIIPYTTAMSLMGVKNINSVDIFVNDGDLSQTTTSDTENYLKTLFNNHEDAFVVTNMQNILDTVSEMTGMMSLMLVGIASISLIVGGIGIMNMMLVSVTERTTEIGIRKALGADPRRIQQQFLIESIFLSLVGGIIGLLTGIAIAFLGCLAIGVTFSLSVSTLLLAVGFSVGVGVIFGFTPAKNASRLNPIDALRSV, from the coding sequence ATGTCTTGGCAAAATATAATCCACAATAAAATGCGATCATTTCTGACGATATTAGGAATAATCATTGGAGTAGCTTCAATCATTACTCTCATTACTATTGTGAACGGGGTAACAGATAATGTTACTTCAACAGTTTCTGATATGGGTGCTAATAAAATAAATGTCAGGATTAGTGGAACACCACTAAAACAAGGACTTTCAGATAAAGATGTTAGAGCAATAGGTGATATAGATAACATTGAAGGGGTAGCCCCAACCATAAGTGTAAAAACGGATATTGTCTACAATAAAGAAGTATTAGAAGATATTACAATCCAAGGTAAAAATCAAGTATATTTTGATGAAACAGATGATCTATTGGAAAGTGGAAGACCTATAAATATTTTAGATGTTGATTCCAAGAATAGAATCTGTTTAATTGGACAAAATGTCGTATACGAATTATTTAAGACTGAGAGTCCAATAGGTAAAGACATCATAATTAATGGTGTTAGATATTCTGTAGTAGGTACGTTAAAAGAATCAGACAATTATTCTATGAACAGTAATGATGACTCAATAATTATTCCATATACAACTGCTATGAGTCTAATGGGTGTTAAGAATATAAATTCGGTTGATATATTTGTTAATGATGGAGACTTATCACAAACTACTACATCAGATACAGAGAACTATCTGAAGACACTATTTAATAACCATGAAGATGCTTTTGTTGTAACCAATATGCAAAATATACTGGATACTGTTTCAGAGATGACAGGTATGATGTCCCTGATGCTTGTAGGTATTGCTTCCATTTCTCTAATTGTCGGAGGAATAGGTATAATGAACATGATGTTGGTTTCTGTAACTGAGAGAACAACAGAAATAGGTATCAGAAAAGCACTGGGAGCGGACCCGAGAAGGATACAACAACAGTTTTTGATTGAATCGATATTCTTATCTCTGGTTGGAGGTATCATAGGCCTATTAACAGGTATTGCAATAGCGTTCCTAGGTTGTCTAGCCATTGGAGTTACGTTCTCACTATCAGTTTCCACACTTTTACTTGCAGTTGGATTCTCTGTTGGGGTAGGCGTTATCTTTGGATTTACTCCTGCGAAGAATGCAAGTAGATTGAATCCTATTGATGCATTAAGAAGCGTATAG